One region of Cydia pomonella isolate Wapato2018A chromosome 25, ilCydPomo1, whole genome shotgun sequence genomic DNA includes:
- the LOC133531571 gene encoding uncharacterized protein LOC133531571, translating to MSVSEFTIINIVVEPKSHGDANENLQMAINNPNPGVDSQEHLNLPVPTVPMKLETNGNKQLCEQFFLHEQSTAKGPITNKNIENLLYEDTQHQSFSKDNNKNEKITLKISEKHSQSLDLAAMEEKTVQPYGRTAVNARVDETEQKQEVIQRNQIFPDYIILKNISGQPVDLSSNSREQTTVNQVLDLESTIEDYSMQTKVIAEEHTINKTTDSDILTAANPVTQKIKPDEIENLQVTQKNWKYDEGSPKQTINLVASKESMSYLEYSTNEKDLEVIRTHESVINDIDVDAKSSGSIAITQSIITEEELYALLVHKSVIEDNLHNIPGENVYEATENPDETNVKSCKTIESDNPQYQTLNDEEKIVAIQTNVLPKLISNLKCIETTLRKTCEEMKLSEQVDQTSFHVTSNVASTERTEQGKVSPKSPRIEERRESIIVTQPYCTNICQSLKIIPDTLKGNIEKQHSLITLNVESDRPSLNWSTLVVPVKGDPVSKDPPPQDYDPRGYPQPGYPTQGPPPQGGYPPQPGYGAPYQPGYPPSYPQAGYPAPGGYPAPPSYPPAAQPPQSQQSSAGSFAGGCLGGCLGCLAATVCSCCATCLLGLAAGSDGEDSGRGGGGGGRGRGGGGRGGESGRGGESGGGGPGGPGGSSGPGSGQPGDPGYNAPPTMPGAPGLGGTGAPGLPGTGSPMDEPWRGTGAAAPGAQDPWHEPPGEQWQASTGPGGLPQDPSHPPQDPLHPPEPTPPPPIEPEPWDQSDDDDN from the exons ATGTCTGTTAGTgaatttacaataattaatattgtaGTTGAACCAAAATCACATGGTGATGCAAATGAGAATCTTCAAATGGCTATTAATAACCCAAATCCAGGTGTTGATTCTCAAGAACATTTGAATCTCCCAGTTCCAACTGTTCCTATGAAGCTAGAAACGAATGGCAATAAACAATTATGTGAACAATTCTTCCTACATGAACAAAGCACAGCTAAAGGTcctataacaaataaaaacatcgaAAATTTACTGTACGAAGATACACAACATCAAAGTTTTTCTaaagataacaataaaaatgaaaaaataactctaaaaatatcagaaaaacATAGTCAATCTTTAGATCTAGCAGCAATGGAAGAAAAAACCGTACAACCTTATGGTAGGACAGCAGTCAATGCTAGAGTTGACGAAACAGAACAAAAACAAGAAGTTATCCAGCGTAACCAGATATTTCCGGACTATATTatcctaaaaaatatttcaggacAACCAGTGGACCTAAGTTCTAATTCAAGAGAACAAACAACAGTAAACCAGGTTTTAGACCTTGAATCTACAATTGAAGACTATTCTATGCAAACTAAAGTAATTGCAGAAGagcatacaataaataaaaccacGGATTCAGACATTTTAACAGCAGCAAACCCagttacacaaaaaataaaaccagatGAGATTGAAAACCTTCAGGTAACACAAAAAAACTGGAAATATGATGAAGGTTCaccaaaacaaacaattaacttAGTAGCTTCGAAAgaatcaatgtcatatttagaATATTCAACAAATGAAAAGGATCTTGAAGTTATTAGAACACATGAAAGTGTTATTAATGATATAGATGTCGATGCAAAATCGTCAGGATCAATAGCAATCACACAAAGTATTATAACTGAAGAAGAACTTTATGCACTATTGGTCCATAAAAGCGTGATAGAAGACAACTTGCATAATATTCCAGGAGAAAACGTTTATGAAGCTACAGAAAACCCTGACGAAACCAAtgtaaaatcttgtaaaacgATTGAGTCAGACAATCCACAATATCAAACTCTTAACGATGAAGAGAAAATAGTCGCAATACAAACGAATGTACTCCCAAAGCTTATAAGCAATTTAAAATGCATAGAAACAACATTACGTAAGACATGTGAAGAGATGAAATTGAGTGAGCAGGTAGATCAAACCAGTTTTCATGTTACGAGCAATGTTGCGTCTACAGAAAGAACGGAACAAGGAAAAGTTTCTCCTAAATCTCCCAGAATCGAAGAACGACGAGAATCAATAATTGTAACTCAACCATACTGCACTAACATATGCCAATCTCTAAAGATTATTCCTGATACATTAAAAGGAAACATTGAAAAGCAACATTCTCTTATAACCCTGAATGTGGAAAGTGACAGGCCAAGTTTGAATTGGAGTACTCTGGTTGTGCCCGTGAAAGGAGATCCAGTCTCAAAAGATCCTCCTCCTCAAGACTATGATCCGCGAG GTTACCCACAACCAGGCTATCCAACTCAAGGTCCCCCACCACAAGGGGGTTATCCCCCCCAACCCGGCTACGGGGCCCCCTACCAACCAGGCTACCCGCCAAGCTACCCGCAGGCAGGGTACCCGGCTCCAGGCGGCTACCCAGCTCCACCCAGCTACCCGCCAGCTGCCCAGCCGCcacaaa GCCAGCAGAGCTCGGCGGGCTCTTTCGCAGGCGGCTGCCTGGGGGGATGTTTAGGATGCCTGGCGGCGACGGTGTGCTCGTGCTGCGCCACTTGCCTCCTCGGTCTTGCTGCTGGATCCGATGGAGAAGACAGCGGCCGGGGTGGAGGGGGCGGCGGCCGGGGTAGAGGGGGCGGCGGCCGGGGTGGAGAGAGCGGCCGGGGTGGAGAGAGCGGCGGCGGTGGGCCTGGTGGGCCCGGTGGATCCAGTGGGCCCGGGAGCGGACAACCGGGAGATCCGGGCTATAATGCGCCGCCGACGATGCCAG GAGCACCAGGATTGGGTGGAACGGGCGCACCAGGACTGCCAGGAACTGGCTCGCCGATGGATGAACCGTGGCGCGGAACTGGGGCGGCTGCACCAGGAGCGCAGGACCCCTGGCACGAGCCGCCGGGCGAGCAATGGCAAGCTTCAACGGGGCCCGGAGGTCTGCCGCAGGATCCCTCGCACCCGCCGCAGGATCCCTTGCACCCACCGGAGCCAACACCACCGCCACCGATTGAGCCAGAGCCCTGGGATCAGAGCGATG ATGATGATAACTGA